Proteins co-encoded in one Timaviella obliquedivisa GSE-PSE-MK23-08B genomic window:
- a CDS encoding aldehyde dehydrogenase, whose amino-acid sequence MTLTSPIEHREEIRDRVQTLLSQQRAFFNTRQTQSIDFRLTQLKALKQAILSRQADIVAAIHADLGKPEFEAYLTEVGVTQEIDYAIKHLRAWAKPQKVSTSLVTFPSSAEIRPEPLGVVLIIGPWNYPFQLMIAPLVGAIAAGNCAFIKPSELAVHTSQIITQIIQATFAPHYIAVVEGGIEASQALLAERFDHIFFTGGTAIGKVIMAAAAQHLTPVTLELGGKSPCIVDRDVHLEHTARRIVWGKFLNAGQTCVAPDYLLVDRQIKPALIAALQKTICEFYGNDPSQSSDYGRIISPRHFLRLANLLQGKILVGGETEAEERYIAPTLIDQVSWTDAVMQDEIFGPILPILEYEDLGEAIAQINAQPKPLALYVFSKNKQVQNRVLQETSSGGVAINETIMQIAPHALPFGGVGNSGMGSYHGKFSFDTFSHRKSIFYKPFWLDIKLRYAPYAGKLAGVKRMMGK is encoded by the coding sequence ATGACATTGACTTCGCCAATTGAACATCGTGAAGAAATCCGCGATCGTGTTCAAACCTTGCTTTCTCAGCAACGCGCCTTTTTCAACACTCGGCAAACCCAAAGCATTGACTTTCGCTTAACCCAACTCAAAGCCCTTAAACAAGCCATTCTCAGCCGTCAAGCTGATATTGTCGCCGCCATCCACGCCGATTTGGGTAAACCTGAATTTGAGGCGTATTTAACCGAAGTGGGGGTGACTCAAGAAATTGACTACGCCATCAAACACCTTCGTGCCTGGGCTAAGCCTCAAAAAGTATCAACCTCACTGGTAACCTTTCCATCCAGCGCCGAGATCCGACCAGAGCCATTAGGCGTTGTCCTCATTATTGGCCCCTGGAACTATCCTTTTCAGTTAATGATTGCGCCCTTGGTCGGAGCGATCGCGGCGGGTAACTGCGCTTTTATCAAGCCCTCGGAACTTGCTGTTCACACTTCGCAAATCATTACTCAAATCATTCAAGCCACCTTTGCTCCTCACTATATTGCTGTTGTAGAAGGAGGCATAGAAGCGAGTCAGGCGCTCCTGGCAGAACGGTTTGACCACATCTTTTTTACAGGCGGGACGGCGATCGGGAAAGTTATTATGGCAGCCGCAGCCCAGCATCTTACCCCTGTCACGCTAGAGCTAGGCGGCAAAAGTCCGTGTATTGTCGATCGCGACGTACATCTTGAGCACACAGCCCGCCGCATCGTCTGGGGCAAGTTTCTCAATGCCGGACAAACCTGTGTTGCCCCCGACTATCTGCTGGTCGATCGCCAAATTAAACCTGCTCTAATTGCCGCCCTGCAAAAAACTATCTGCGAGTTTTATGGCAATGATCCATCCCAAAGCTCCGATTACGGTCGGATCATTAGCCCTCGGCATTTTTTGCGGTTAGCCAATTTATTGCAAGGAAAAATTTTAGTAGGCGGCGAGACAGAGGCTGAAGAGCGCTACATTGCACCGACTTTGATTGATCAAGTAAGTTGGACAGATGCAGTCATGCAGGATGAAATTTTTGGTCCCATTTTACCGATTTTGGAATACGAGGATTTAGGAGAGGCGATCGCCCAAATCAACGCCCAACCCAAGCCCCTCGCCCTTTACGTCTTTTCTAAAAACAAACAAGTTCAAAATCGCGTCTTGCAAGAAACTTCTTCGGGTGGCGTTGCCATCAACGAAACCATTATGCAAATTGCCCCTCATGCGCTTCCTTTCGGCGGAGTGGGTAACAGCGGTATGGGCAGCTATCACGGCAAGTTTAGCTTCGACACTTTTTCCCATCGCAAAAGCATTTTTTACAAGCCCTTTTGGCTCGACATCAAACTACGGTATGCGCCCTACGCCGGAAAACTAGCAGGGGTTAAACGTATGATGGGCAAATAA
- a CDS encoding SH3 domain-containing protein yields MMKRQFNPDGEVTMKLKEWAIASFSAMAAIVISVSSALAETVEVNVDILNVRTGPGTNYSVLTQFDRGVRANRIKQEGNWAYIVTGRVEGWVFAPYVRVVADSSTSDPSLEPSYEANGRIENARHKGTGKAEVRVIADSAIVKIDALGENIQPFSVTYYGVITSNANNKISLKVNGFKSLLTNERVGTNGNGSCQLEVDPSKRLLSAICQAPDFDHGRTVFTRIAPQ; encoded by the coding sequence ATGATGAAACGACAATTTAACCCTGATGGGGAAGTAACCATGAAACTCAAAGAATGGGCGATCGCCAGCTTTTCGGCAATGGCGGCGATCGTCATATCTGTTTCCTCAGCACTAGCGGAAACCGTGGAAGTTAACGTAGATATTCTCAATGTGAGAACAGGACCTGGCACAAATTACTCAGTTTTGACCCAGTTTGATAGAGGCGTTCGCGCCAACCGCATTAAGCAAGAAGGCAACTGGGCATACATTGTTACAGGGCGCGTTGAAGGCTGGGTTTTTGCCCCCTATGTTAGAGTCGTTGCAGATTCTAGCACCTCAGACCCCTCCCTAGAGCCAAGCTACGAAGCCAATGGGAGAATTGAAAACGCCAGGCATAAGGGAACAGGTAAGGCAGAAGTCAGGGTCATTGCAGATAGCGCAATTGTAAAAATTGATGCTCTAGGCGAAAATATACAACCCTTTTCGGTCACCTACTATGGCGTAATCACTAGCAACGCCAATAATAAAATAAGCCTGAAAGTCAATGGGTTTAAGTCTTTGCTAACTAATGAGCGAGTTGGGACAAATGGAAATGGATCATGTCAGCTAGAAGTTGATCCGTCTAAAAGGCTCCTTTCTGCTATCTGTCAGGCTCCAGACTTTGATCACGGCAGAACAGTTTTCACCAGAATAGCACCCCAGTAA
- a CDS encoding DHH family phosphoesterase — protein MVDSLEWWVPSVAEIPDWFLAIVCQQKAVGQGTGRWGEYAAQLLWQRGIRDPSQLAGFLNPKDYQPSSSFALGEEMQRTVNRLAIARQQGERVVIWGDCDVDGITATAVLWEGLGQFFPADFLTYFIPNRFTEDQGLSIAGIDALVDCTLIVTGGTGSTNALEIEYARGLGIDIIVIDPHTVDRPPAIALINSHGLPTHHPFAQLSGVALAYKVVEAMYETLPETPQRPLEDLLDLVAIGLIADWVELKGDCRYLAQIGIAKLQQTQRLGLVRLLELCKRSGDRPTDISWGLSARINAISHIQGDARFCVELLTSLDPSRCQHLAEETELANIRCRSLQKDMAQQVKARIAQLDLSTTPAIVLSDPQWTIEVLGLVAAQMVQEYQRPVILLGIEPFANTASEAKGAARSPESINLYSLLKEQGHLLGSFGGHPLAMDIRLPTENIDLLTAAINRQLRQQQPLTILTERRADLTVTVAELGQGLFRELKLLEPYGIGNPVPRLLIQNCWFEKVWHRNVEDWRGRKVRYIKTEFELWDEGTQLGFPGVWWEHYRDEILPGRCDAIAELDFNTAKKRYELRLITLRPTRTLAPSIQLDWLLDYRGLPQPPTTGVLQLDQCPSHWDELQTLFREAVQTQQKLAIAYPPPPLNLPSQTWQTLVGIAKYLSRTGKAATYQQFIQKLELSDRALRLGFQTLEILGFAVNLQGDQLQVTYQAVERVERQAEIDQAIANFLEILQEERFHQHYFYKVPMTTIQAIAYQTVRGLIE, from the coding sequence ATGGTCGATTCTTTGGAATGGTGGGTGCCAAGTGTCGCTGAGATACCGGACTGGTTTTTGGCGATCGTTTGTCAGCAGAAGGCGGTGGGTCAGGGAACAGGGCGCTGGGGAGAGTATGCGGCTCAATTGCTCTGGCAGCGAGGTATCCGTGACCCAAGTCAGCTCGCAGGCTTTTTAAATCCGAAGGATTATCAGCCTAGTAGCTCATTTGCTTTGGGTGAAGAAATGCAGCGAACCGTCAATCGCTTAGCAATCGCTCGACAGCAGGGCGAACGGGTTGTAATTTGGGGCGATTGTGATGTAGATGGCATCACTGCAACCGCCGTTTTGTGGGAAGGGTTAGGACAATTTTTTCCAGCCGATTTTTTAACCTACTTTATTCCCAATCGGTTCACTGAGGATCAGGGGCTGTCGATCGCCGGGATTGACGCGTTGGTAGACTGCACGCTAATTGTGACGGGCGGTACGGGCAGTACCAACGCCCTAGAAATCGAGTATGCGCGCGGGCTAGGCATTGACATCATTGTGATTGACCCGCACACCGTCGATCGCCCTCCTGCGATCGCCCTCATTAATTCTCATGGGCTGCCGACTCACCATCCTTTCGCTCAGTTGTCGGGCGTTGCCTTGGCGTATAAGGTAGTGGAGGCAATGTACGAAACCCTACCAGAAACGCCTCAACGCCCTTTAGAAGATTTACTAGATTTGGTTGCGATCGGGCTGATTGCTGATTGGGTGGAGCTTAAGGGCGACTGTCGATATTTAGCACAAATCGGCATTGCCAAATTGCAGCAAACCCAGCGGCTAGGGCTGGTGAGGCTGCTGGAGTTATGTAAACGGAGTGGCGATCGCCCCACTGATATTTCATGGGGTTTGAGCGCTCGCATCAACGCCATTAGCCACATTCAGGGCGATGCCCGCTTTTGCGTGGAGCTATTAACTAGTCTTGATCCGTCCCGTTGTCAGCATTTGGCAGAAGAGACAGAATTGGCGAACATTCGCTGTAGGTCTTTGCAAAAGGACATGGCGCAGCAAGTTAAAGCTCGGATTGCCCAGCTAGATTTATCAACCACCCCAGCTATTGTCCTGAGTGATCCGCAATGGACGATTGAGGTACTGGGGTTAGTGGCGGCACAGATGGTGCAGGAGTATCAGCGTCCAGTAATTTTGCTAGGAATAGAACCTTTTGCAAATACTGCCAGCGAGGCGAAAGGAGCCGCGCGATCGCCTGAATCGATCAACTTGTACTCACTATTGAAAGAACAGGGGCATCTTCTCGGCAGCTTTGGCGGACATCCCCTAGCAATGGACATCCGGTTACCAACAGAAAATATTGATCTCCTTACCGCAGCCATCAATCGCCAGCTTCGGCAGCAGCAGCCCTTAACCATCCTGACCGAGCGACGAGCAGATTTAACGGTAACGGTGGCGGAGTTAGGACAAGGTTTATTTCGGGAGTTAAAGCTCTTGGAGCCGTATGGCATCGGAAATCCAGTCCCGCGATTGCTGATTCAGAACTGCTGGTTTGAGAAAGTTTGGCATCGCAATGTTGAAGATTGGCGGGGACGTAAGGTTCGCTACATTAAAACGGAGTTTGAACTCTGGGATGAGGGGACACAACTGGGGTTTCCAGGCGTTTGGTGGGAGCATTACCGGGATGAGATTCTACCAGGACGCTGTGACGCGATTGCCGAGCTAGACTTCAATACCGCCAAAAAACGCTATGAACTCCGCCTGATTACCCTGCGCCCGACTCGTACCCTTGCCCCCAGCATTCAGCTTGATTGGCTGTTAGATTATCGCGGGTTGCCTCAACCGCCCACTACCGGAGTTCTGCAGTTAGATCAATGCCCTAGCCATTGGGATGAGTTGCAAACCCTGTTCCGGGAGGCAGTGCAAACCCAGCAGAAATTGGCGATCGCCTATCCTCCTCCTCCTCTAAACTTACCTAGCCAAACCTGGCAAACACTGGTCGGCATTGCCAAATATCTGAGCCGCACAGGCAAGGCTGCCACCTATCAGCAGTTTATCCAAAAGTTAGAACTGAGCGATCGGGCTTTGCGGCTTGGCTTTCAAACGCTAGAGATATTAGGGTTTGCAGTTAATCTTCAGGGTGATCAACTCCAGGTGACGTATCAGGCGGTGGAACGCGTGGAGAGGCAAGCAGAGATCGATCAGGCGATTGCCAATTTTTTAGAAATCCTCCAAGAAGAGCGATTCCATCAGCATTACTTTTACAAAGTGCCGATGACGACAATTCAAGCGATCGCCTATCAGACAGTGCGGGGATTGATAGAGTAA
- a CDS encoding circadian clock protein KaiA: MSSSLSVCGLYSSDTLIQTISQILGEVALPEAVAVTYRLNGFTSEESFLQFVQQKNCSIDCLILEERPKLQSVLDQLSQQSIFFPTVFLKGASIPAVVAHNHEDWSYHAATICLLPNQLNQIGFVIDQAIAQFIQLSPVRQPVVTTRIPATPLRSQQLRLSEKLKERLGYLGVYYKRDPQNFLRHMSQPDREELLRHLKAEYCEIVLTYFSDPSALNARLDNFVNVAFFADVSVAQVVEVHMNLMDEFSKQLKLEGRNDDILQDYRLTLIEAIAHLCEMYRRSIPRES, translated from the coding sequence TTGTCTTCCTCTCTCTCTGTTTGTGGACTTTATTCGTCTGATACGCTGATCCAGACTATCTCTCAAATTTTGGGAGAAGTCGCTCTACCTGAAGCTGTAGCCGTCACCTATAGACTCAACGGATTTACTTCTGAAGAGAGTTTTTTACAGTTTGTTCAACAAAAAAATTGTTCTATCGATTGTCTCATTTTAGAAGAGCGACCTAAGTTACAAAGCGTTTTGGATCAACTGAGTCAGCAATCTATCTTTTTCCCAACTGTGTTTTTAAAGGGTGCAAGTATCCCAGCAGTAGTTGCCCACAATCATGAGGACTGGTCTTATCATGCTGCAACTATTTGTTTATTGCCCAATCAATTGAACCAGATTGGCTTTGTTATTGATCAAGCGATCGCCCAGTTCATTCAGCTTTCCCCGGTTCGTCAGCCTGTCGTTACCACTCGCATTCCAGCAACACCCCTCAGATCTCAGCAGCTTCGTTTATCTGAAAAGCTGAAAGAGCGATTGGGGTATTTAGGGGTTTATTACAAACGCGATCCACAAAACTTTCTGCGCCACATGAGTCAGCCCGATCGCGAAGAGCTACTGCGGCACCTAAAAGCAGAGTATTGCGAAATTGTTTTGACTTACTTTTCAGATCCGTCAGCGCTCAATGCTCGGCTCGACAATTTTGTGAATGTCGCTTTCTTCGCCGATGTTTCTGTGGCTCAAGTCGTTGAAGTGCATATGAACTTAATGGATGAATTTTCTAAGCAACTTAAGCTAGAAGGAAGAAACGACGATATTTTGCAAGACTATCGGTTGACTTTAATTGAGGCGATCGCCCACCTCTGCGAAATGTATCGCCGCTCTATTCCCCGCGAGTCTTAG
- the kaiB gene encoding circadian clock protein KaiB yields MSPLKKTYILKLYVAGNTPNSIRALQTLNNILEKEFQGVYALKVIDVLKNPQLAEEDKILATPTLTKILPLPVRKIIGDLSDRERVLIGLDLLYEELQEEEDASEVD; encoded by the coding sequence ATGAGTCCCCTCAAGAAAACATACATCTTAAAGCTCTACGTTGCTGGGAATACTCCTAATTCCATACGCGCATTGCAAACTCTCAACAATATTTTAGAGAAAGAATTTCAAGGAGTTTATGCCCTTAAAGTGATTGACGTTCTCAAAAATCCTCAGCTTGCTGAAGAAGATAAAATTCTTGCTACACCAACTCTCACTAAAATTCTTCCTCTTCCAGTTCGCAAAATCATTGGTGACCTTTCTGATCGAGAGCGCGTTTTAATTGGTTTGGATTTACTCTACGAAGAACTTCAGGAAGAAGAGGATGCTTCAGAAGTTGATTAG
- a CDS encoding serine acetyltransferase, whose amino-acid sequence MVDQTVDQTVDQTVDQTVEPAANEGSEESLTLWQQIQEDWKAHGCDWTKPGFRAVAIQRFGVWRMSIKPILLRAPLSIFYRSLYRKVRNTYGIDLPYTVQLGRRVVIEHQGAIIIHGDSVIGDDCIIRQGVTLGNRYLDRPLEAPILGDRVNVGAGAKILGQVHLSDDVNIGANAVVLSDVPAGETAVGIPAKVLKSKAE is encoded by the coding sequence ATGGTTGATCAGACGGTTGATCAGACGGTTGATCAGACGGTTGATCAGACAGTGGAGCCAGCAGCAAATGAGGGCTCAGAAGAATCGCTGACGCTGTGGCAACAAATTCAGGAAGACTGGAAAGCACACGGATGTGACTGGACTAAACCTGGGTTTCGGGCAGTAGCGATTCAACGGTTCGGGGTTTGGCGCATGTCGATTAAGCCCATTTTACTGCGTGCCCCCCTCAGCATTTTCTATCGATCGCTCTACCGCAAAGTCCGCAATACCTACGGAATTGATTTGCCCTACACGGTACAACTCGGTCGGCGAGTCGTGATTGAGCATCAAGGGGCAATTATAATTCATGGCGATTCTGTAATTGGCGATGACTGCATTATTCGGCAAGGGGTAACCTTGGGTAATCGCTACCTCGATCGCCCTTTAGAAGCGCCAATTCTGGGCGATCGCGTCAACGTGGGAGCAGGGGCAAAAATTCTGGGTCAGGTTCACTTGAGCGATGACGTTAACATTGGGGCAAATGCCGTAGTGCTGAGTGATGTGCCTGCTGGCGAAACCGCTGTTGGCATTCCGGCAAAAGTTCTCAAGTCAAAAGCCGAGTAA
- a CDS encoding glycosyltransferase family 2 protein, whose amino-acid sequence MSAVTPTSSCARLRIIILNYRTPELTIACLHSLVDEVQALPGTQVTVVDNDSADGSVEQISAAIATESWNWVTFLPQERNGGYAFGNNAAIRPALADDDPPDYFLLLNPDTVVRPGALHALVDFMEKTPEAGIAGSRLEEPDGTPQCSAFRFPNVWSELDSGLRLGLVTQLLAQRIVPILPVTEAIQQVDWVAGASMIVRRQVFETAGLMDEKYFLYFEEVDFCVAAKKAGWSCWYVPESRVVHYVGQSSGVTDTKRKPKRRPTYWFDSRRRFFVKNYGWSYAVLTEVAWATGFVVWRLRQIIQRKPDDDPPNILGDFILNSVLLKGGREI is encoded by the coding sequence ATGTCTGCTGTCACACCTACCTCGTCGTGCGCTCGTCTTAGGATCATTATTCTCAACTATCGAACCCCGGAATTAACGATCGCCTGCCTGCACTCTCTTGTTGATGAAGTGCAAGCTCTGCCAGGAACACAGGTAACAGTTGTAGATAATGATTCAGCAGATGGCTCAGTTGAACAAATCTCAGCCGCGATCGCCACTGAAAGCTGGAACTGGGTTACCTTTCTCCCCCAGGAGCGCAATGGCGGCTACGCCTTCGGAAACAATGCTGCCATTCGCCCAGCCTTAGCTGATGATGATCCTCCCGACTATTTTTTGCTGCTCAACCCCGACACTGTAGTACGACCCGGTGCCCTGCACGCCTTAGTAGACTTTATGGAGAAAACTCCAGAAGCTGGAATTGCAGGCAGCCGCCTGGAAGAACCAGATGGAACGCCCCAATGTTCAGCATTTCGGTTTCCCAATGTTTGGAGCGAGTTAGACAGCGGCTTGAGATTGGGCTTAGTCACTCAACTCCTAGCTCAGCGGATTGTGCCTATTCTGCCTGTGACTGAAGCGATTCAGCAAGTAGATTGGGTGGCTGGAGCCAGCATGATTGTGCGGCGACAGGTCTTTGAAACTGCAGGCTTGATGGATGAAAAGTACTTCTTGTATTTTGAAGAAGTTGACTTTTGTGTGGCAGCTAAGAAGGCGGGCTGGTCTTGTTGGTATGTTCCAGAAAGCCGAGTGGTGCACTATGTGGGGCAAAGCTCAGGAGTTACTGATACCAAGCGTAAGCCAAAGCGCCGCCCGACTTACTGGTTTGATTCGCGGCGACGGTTCTTTGTCAAAAACTATGGATGGAGCTACGCTGTTTTAACAGAGGTTGCTTGGGCTACAGGGTTCGTAGTGTGGCGGCTGCGGCAAATCATTCAGCGGAAACCTGATGATGACCCACCTAACATCTTGGGAGACTTTATCCTAAATAGTGTCTTGCTGAAGGGAGGGAGAGAGATTTGA
- the kaiC gene encoding circadian clock protein KaiC gives MTLSNPSSSENSTLIAGVQKISTLIEGFDDISHGGLPIGRTTLVSGTSGTGKTMFAVQFLYYGITQFDEPGIFVTFEESPADVIKNACSFGWDLQKFVDEGKLFILDASPDPDGQDVIGNFDLSALIERIQYAIRKYKARRVSIDSVTAVFQQYDAASVVRREIFRLVARLKQVGATTIMTTERVEEYGPVARFGVEEFVSDNVVIVRNVLEGERRRRTIEILKLRGTTHMKGEYPFTITKDGINIFPLGAMRLTQRSSNTRVSSGVKVLDTMCGGGFFKDSIILATGATGTGKTLLVSKFIQDACLKGERAILFAYEESRAQLSRNAYSWGTDFEELEQKGLLKILCTYPESSGLEDHLQTIKSEIAEFKPARIAIDSLSALARGVSNNAFRQFVIGVTGFAKQEEITGFFTNTTDQFMGSNSITNSHISTITDTILMLQYVEIRGEMARAINVFKMRGSWHDKGIREYTISDQGPEIKESFRNFEGIISGSPSRIAGDEKNELSRIVRAFQEKAEED, from the coding sequence ATGACTCTATCTAATCCGTCTTCTTCCGAAAATTCTACCCTCATAGCAGGTGTCCAAAAAATTAGCACCCTGATCGAAGGCTTCGACGACATTAGCCACGGCGGTTTGCCAATTGGTCGCACTACCCTTGTCAGCGGCACATCAGGTACCGGAAAAACGATGTTTGCCGTGCAGTTTCTTTACTACGGCATTACTCAGTTTGATGAACCGGGTATCTTTGTCACCTTTGAAGAGTCTCCTGCCGACGTGATTAAAAACGCCTGTAGTTTTGGCTGGGACTTACAAAAATTTGTTGATGAAGGCAAACTCTTCATTCTTGATGCTTCCCCTGACCCAGATGGGCAAGACGTGATTGGCAACTTCGACCTCTCTGCACTGATCGAACGGATTCAATACGCCATCCGTAAATACAAAGCCCGCCGCGTCTCTATTGATTCGGTTACCGCCGTGTTCCAACAGTACGATGCTGCCTCCGTTGTTCGCCGCGAAATCTTCCGGCTGGTGGCTCGTCTCAAGCAAGTCGGTGCGACGACGATCATGACGACTGAGCGTGTTGAAGAATACGGCCCCGTTGCTCGCTTTGGCGTTGAAGAATTTGTGTCTGATAATGTGGTGATTGTCCGCAATGTGCTGGAGGGCGAACGCCGCCGCCGCACCATTGAAATTCTTAAGCTACGCGGCACTACCCACATGAAAGGCGAATATCCCTTCACGATTACTAAGGATGGGATTAATATCTTTCCGCTGGGCGCTATGCGTCTGACGCAGCGATCGTCTAATACTCGCGTTTCATCGGGCGTTAAAGTTCTCGACACTATGTGCGGCGGCGGTTTTTTCAAAGACTCTATCATTTTGGCAACGGGCGCGACGGGTACAGGCAAAACCCTGCTGGTGAGCAAGTTTATCCAAGATGCCTGCCTGAAGGGCGAACGGGCAATTCTGTTTGCTTACGAAGAATCGCGGGCGCAGCTATCACGCAACGCTTACTCGTGGGGCACAGACTTTGAAGAATTAGAGCAGAAGGGGTTGCTGAAAATTCTTTGCACTTATCCTGAATCATCAGGCTTGGAAGATCATTTACAGACTATCAAATCTGAAATTGCTGAGTTTAAACCTGCCAGGATTGCGATCGACTCTCTTTCTGCCTTGGCGCGAGGAGTCAGCAACAACGCTTTTCGGCAGTTCGTAATTGGGGTGACTGGCTTTGCCAAGCAAGAAGAAATCACGGGCTTCTTTACCAACACGACCGACCAGTTTATGGGATCTAACTCCATCACCAATTCCCATATTTCTACCATCACCGATACAATTTTGATGCTGCAATATGTAGAAATTCGGGGTGAAATGGCGCGTGCCATTAACGTGTTTAAGATGCGCGGTTCCTGGCATGATAAAGGCATTCGGGAATATACCATTAGTGATCAGGGGCCCGAAATTAAAGAGTCCTTCCGCAACTTTGAAGGCATCATTAGCGGTTCGCCTAGCCGGATTGCCGGAGATGAGAAGAATGAGTTATCTCGGATTGTGCGGGCATTTCAGGAGAAGGCAGAAGAGGATTAG
- a CDS encoding 1-acyl-sn-glycerol-3-phosphate acyltransferase, giving the protein MLTSSPMSMETTSSTQPITAINSRFSPWLIPLSYFLCRLILPLFFKRIEIVGQENLPLAGSVVLAPTHRSRWDGILIAFAAGRLVTGRDMHFMVTQDEAEGLQGWILKRLGGFPINPKNPSVASLRYGIKVLQDHQMMVVFPEGNIFRNHEINPLKPGLIRLALQAESNQPGLGIKVVPITLRYSHAIPRWGCEVMIRIGKPIEVAQYNQASAKQNAKQLSGDLTTALEGLSAIEAEEARVLSFVSQG; this is encoded by the coding sequence ATGCTCACTTCTTCCCCTATGTCGATGGAAACTACATCTTCTACTCAACCCATTACTGCTATTAACTCTCGCTTTTCGCCTTGGTTAATTCCTTTGTCATATTTTCTTTGTCGGCTCATTCTGCCCTTATTTTTCAAACGTATTGAAATTGTTGGGCAGGAAAACTTACCCCTCGCAGGTTCAGTCGTGTTAGCCCCGACCCACCGATCGCGCTGGGATGGTATTTTAATTGCCTTTGCCGCTGGACGCTTAGTAACCGGGAGAGATATGCACTTTATGGTGACGCAAGACGAGGCAGAAGGTTTGCAGGGATGGATACTTAAAAGGCTAGGTGGGTTTCCTATTAATCCTAAGAATCCTTCGGTAGCAAGCTTGCGTTACGGCATTAAGGTTTTGCAAGATCATCAAATGATGGTGGTTTTTCCAGAGGGAAATATTTTTCGGAATCATGAGATTAATCCGCTGAAACCAGGGTTAATCCGACTGGCGCTGCAAGCTGAGTCCAACCAGCCTGGTTTGGGCATAAAGGTTGTGCCAATTACCCTCAGATACAGCCATGCCATTCCGCGTTGGGGTTGCGAGGTGATGATTCGGATTGGTAAACCGATCGAGGTTGCTCAATACAATCAGGCAAGCGCTAAACAAAATGCCAAGCAGTTGTCTGGAGACTTAACAACGGCATTGGAAGGGCTAAGTGCGATCGAGGCAGAGGAAGCTAGGGTTCTGTCGTTTGTTAGCCAAGGCTGA